In Pseudoliparis swirei isolate HS2019 ecotype Mariana Trench chromosome 2, NWPU_hadal_v1, whole genome shotgun sequence, the following are encoded in one genomic region:
- the cd247l gene encoding CD247 antigen like isoform X2 — MDAASDETFFSDPVICYFLDSILIVYCIVATLLFFREKFSHIPIAEPEDNDCLYQELQKLKDADLYQVLEHPKRKKKAAKKKKSGILKP, encoded by the exons ATGGACGCCGCCTCTGATG AGACTTTTTTCAGCGATCCGGTCATCTGCTACTTCCTGGACTCGATCCTGATTGTTTACTGCATCGTTGCCACGTTGCTCTTCTTCAGAGAAAAG TTTTCCCACATTCCTATTGCAGAGCCT GAAGATAACGATTGCCTTTACCAG GAGCTCCAGAAGCTAAAGGATGCTGATCTTTACCAGGTGCTTGAACACCCCAAAAGAAAA AAAAAAGCTGCCAAGAAAAAGAAATCGGGG ATCCTGAAACCTTGA
- the cd247l gene encoding CD247 antigen like isoform X1 — MDAASDETFFSDPVICYFLDSILIVYCIVATLLFFREKFSHIPIAEPEDNDCLYQELQKLKDADLYQVLEHPKRKKKAAKKKKSGSAPAEERDPDPSETLMPGGSAPPPLPPT; from the exons ATGGACGCCGCCTCTGATG AGACTTTTTTCAGCGATCCGGTCATCTGCTACTTCCTGGACTCGATCCTGATTGTTTACTGCATCGTTGCCACGTTGCTCTTCTTCAGAGAAAAG TTTTCCCACATTCCTATTGCAGAGCCT GAAGATAACGATTGCCTTTACCAG GAGCTCCAGAAGCTAAAGGATGCTGATCTTTACCAGGTGCTTGAACACCCCAAAAGAAAA AAAAAAGCTGCCAAGAAAAAGAAATCGGGG TCGGCCCCAGCTGAGGAGAGGGATCCAGACCCCTCTGAGACCCTGATGCCCGGaggctctgctcctcctcctctgcctccgaCCTGA
- the pou2f1b gene encoding POU domain, class 2, transcription factor 1b has translation MADGGAASQDESSGPDAKVNNQSETTKCAMESGDGNTGIQINGFDFQRQTMPAITNAHAQALLQQSKSEDSSALPTSVQQSVLPQTQLMLSGGQIAGLTLTPAQQQMLLQQAQAQLLAAAVQHSASQQNSTTGASISASAAAPMSQLPMSQPIQIASQLQPQNLSLPQFVLLQPGHPIATLQQPTQFIISQPTQAQQGLLQAQGLLNLPQSQANLLPTQQSITLTTQPATPTRTTAATPIQSLAHSQTTPKRLDTPTLEEPSDLEELEQFAKTFKQRRIKLGFTQGDVGLAMGKLYGNDFSQTTISRFEALNLSFKNMCKLKPLLEKWLNDAVCAESLTSDQSLSSPSALGSPGMGIEGINRRRKKRTSIETNIRVALEKSFLEQNQKPTSEEITMIADQLNMEKEVIRVWFCNRRQKEKRINPPSSCISGIGSTPIKTIFTPSSPLVASTASLVSSPTINTSTTLTVNPVMPLTSVSNLSFTGTNTASVISAATPIFTTASSPSLSPSPTTILSNNSESKMQTIFNQIPTNILGSGQLMVSASGLSAALQGAQLPGSFAAMAAAAGLNSGLMASSQFTQGGALLSLTGGLGGVLSPALMNNNTLATIQGVYQSLASSGITSLDGSNLLFANTSAGTPIFLTPQNLSLLTGSPLSLVSAGPGGLQIIADAHHQATTAAVPVQTSTITTASKAQ, from the exons ATGCTAAAGTGAATAATCAGTCAGAAACTACTAAATGTGCAATGGAAAGTGGTGACGGGAACACCG GAATCCAAATCAATGGGTTTGACTTTCAGAGGCAGACGATGCCGGCAATCACTAACGCACACGCACAAGCCCTCCTCCAACAG TCTAAGTCGGAAGACTCGAGCGCTCTTCCGACCTCCGTCCAGCAGAGCGTATTGCCTCAAACCCAGCTAATGTTGTCCGGGGGACAGATTGCAGGA TTGACCCTGACCCCGGCGCAGCAGCAGATGTTGCTCCAGCAGGCCCAAGCTCAGCTGCTGGCTGCAGCCGTGCAGCATTCAGCCAGCCAGCAGAACAGCACCACCGGGGCCAGCATCTCGGCCTCCGCAGCCGCACCCATGAGCCAGCTGCCCATGTCACAGCCCATCCAGATCGCCTCT CAGCTACAGCCGCAGAATCTAAGCCTGCCTCAGTTTGTTCTGCTGCAGCCCGGCCACCCGATCGCCACTCTACAGCAGCCCACTCAGTTCATCATCTCACAGCCAACGCAGGCCCAACAGG GCCTATTGCAAGCCCAGGGTCTTCTGAATCTACCTCAAAGCCAAGCTAACCTCCTGCCGACTCAACAAAGCATCACCCTCACAACTCAG CCTGCGACTCCAACCCGCACAACAGCAGCCACACCTATTCAGTCCCTGGCCCACAGTCAAACTACACCCAAACGGCTAGACACCCCCACCTTGGAGGAGCCCAGCGATCTAGAGGAACTGGAACAGTTCGCCAAGACCTTCAAACAGAGGCGCATCAAACTGGGCTTCACAcag GGGGACGTTGGCCTGGCCATGGGGAAGCTGTATGGAAACGACTTCAGCCAAACGACCATCTCTCGCTTTGAGGCCTTGAATCTGAGCTTTAAGAACATGTGCAAACTGAAGCCATTGCTGGAGAAGTGGCTCAACGATGCAG TTTGTGCAGAGAGCCTGACGTCTGACCAGTCCCTGTCCAGCCCCAGTGCCCTGGGCTCCCCCGGCATGGGCATAGAGGGGATCAACCGCAGACGGAAGAAGAGGACCAGTATTGAGACCAACATCCGAGTGGCCTTAGAAAAGAGTTTTCTGGAG CAGAACCAAAAACCTACCTCTGAAGAGATCACCATGATCGCTGACCAGCTCAACATGGAGAAGGAGGTGATTCGGGTCTGGTTCTGCAATCGCCggcagaaagagaagaggattaACCCCCCCAGCAGCTGCATCAGCGGAATAGGCAGCACCCCCATTAAAACCATCTTTACCCCCAGTAGCCCTTTG GTGGCCAGCACAGCAAGCCTTGTGAGCAGTCCGACGATTAACACATCCACCACTCTGACTGTAAACCCAGTGATGCCTCTCACCAGCGTCTCCAATTTGTCTTTCACAG GCACAAACACTGCATCCGTCATCTCCGCTGCGACGCCGATTTTTACCACGGCCAGCTCTCCGTCTTTAAGTCCCTCGCCGACGACCATTCTGTCCAATAACTCGGAGAGCAAGATGCAAACCATCTTCAACCAGATCCCGACAAACATCCTGGGATCGGGGCAGCTGATGGTGTCGGCGTCGGGGCTGTCGGCGGCGCTGCAGGGTGCACAGTTACCCGGCAGCTTTGCCGCTatggctgctgctgccgggCTCAATTCGGGACTGATGGCGTCCTCCCAGTTCACTCAGGG GGGGGCCCTGCTCAGTCTGACCGGCGGCCTCGGCGGCGTGCTGAGTCCTGCCCTCATGAACAACAACACCTTGGCGACCATCCAAGGCGTGTATCAAT cgCTGGCTTCGAGTGGCATCACTTCTCTGGATGGCAGCAACCTGCTGTTCGCCAACACTTCTGCCGGCACGCCGATCTTCCTGACCCCCCAGAACCTGTCGCTGCTCACCGGCTCGCCCCTCAGCCTGGTGTCGGCCGGGCCGGGGGGGCTGCAGATCATTGCTGACGCTCATCATCAAGCCACCACGGCGGCCGTGCCTGTTCAAACCTCGACCATTACCACTGCCTCCAAGGCTCAGTGA